A single region of the Pseudalkalibacillus berkeleyi genome encodes:
- a CDS encoding demethylmenaquinone methyltransferase, whose product MQQETKEQRVHQVFESISKNYDKMNSIISFQRHVAWRRDTMKRMNVQEGSTTLDVCCGTADWTIAMAEAIGDKGQAYGLDFSKNMLEVGKEKVKREGYSNITLLHGNAMELPFEDGTFDYVTIGFGLRNVPDLNQVLKEMHRVLKKGGMVVCLETSQPTMPVFKQMYYGYFRFIMPVMGRLFAKSYQEYSWLQESAKEFPGRKALSERFERAGFENVIAIPYSGGVAATHIGNKPSE is encoded by the coding sequence ATGCAACAGGAAACTAAAGAACAACGAGTCCATCAGGTATTCGAATCGATTTCTAAAAACTATGACAAGATGAATTCTATTATCAGCTTTCAACGTCATGTTGCTTGGCGTCGTGATACGATGAAACGTATGAATGTCCAAGAAGGATCAACAACACTTGATGTGTGCTGTGGTACAGCCGATTGGACGATTGCGATGGCAGAAGCAATTGGCGATAAAGGGCAAGCATATGGCTTAGACTTTAGCAAAAATATGCTAGAAGTAGGCAAAGAAAAAGTTAAAAGGGAAGGATACTCCAACATCACACTTCTTCATGGTAATGCAATGGAGTTACCATTTGAAGATGGTACGTTTGATTACGTAACAATCGGATTTGGATTACGAAATGTACCTGACTTGAATCAGGTGTTGAAGGAAATGCATCGTGTCCTTAAAAAAGGTGGTATGGTCGTTTGTTTAGAAACGTCACAACCAACTATGCCTGTTTTTAAGCAAATGTACTATGGATATTTTCGATTCATCATGCCTGTAATGGGTAGATTGTTTGCGAAAAGCTACCAAGAGTACTCTTGGTTACAAGAATCTGCTAAAGAATTCCCAGGACGGAAAGCGTTATCTGAACGGTTTGAAAGGGCAGGCTTTGAAAACGTCATTGCTATTCCCTATTCGGGTGGTGTAGCAGCAACAC